TCAGACCGGCGAGACCAAGTTCAAAAAGGATCTGGAGGGCATTCATGTGGGCGTTCCCGCCCAACGCGATGGCACTGCCAAAGCCGCTCCCGATCAGTAACCGCAGGGGATCTCTGAGCAATGCGGCCGCAAAGGTCTGCCATATGGAATCGCGCCCCGAGAGGTTGTTTGGATCACTCGCCTCCACCAGGGTGGACTGCCGCTCAATAAGGGCCTGGAAGGAAGAATCGAGGTGAAGGATCGGCAGCAGCAGCCAGGCCGCTACGCTGGAGCATAAGAGCCACACGGCCGCTCGGATCGGCATCCGGCGGTACTCCAACGCGAGCGTCAGGAGAGCTCCGGCGAGGCCAGCCCGCGAACCGGTGAGGAAACAGGCAATGAGCATCAGACCGGCGAGCAGCGCCGAGGACCGCCCACGCAGCATGATGGTCAAGCTATAGAGCGTCACGAGTTGCGCGGCCACGAACCCATGGTTGTAACCGACCATGCCAAGTCCAGGGTCCTGATGCAGGTAATACGCCTCCCAAGGCCCGGAAGCGGGGCGTCCACGCGGGAGAAATTCTCCTAGGGCATTAGAAATCGCCGGTGAGAAGAAGCTCCAGATGATGGTACCGCTCATGATCAGCAACCCCGCAAGTGCCCAGTGACCCCACCGGGTGAGGCGCTGGGTGCTGATTGGGAGGCGTGAGATAGCTGCAAACAGCAACGTGATCTGGATAAGCTTGTAAACACCGAAGACGCCAAAACTGAGTTGGGCGGGCAAAGTGGGGTCACGGAAGACCACTAACAGGCCAAGAGCGAGGACTGACAACCCGGTACCGAGTACCAAGACGAATAAGACGCGGCGCTGCGCCTCAGTTTGAACTGGCGAACGGTAAAGCAAGCTCACGCTGATGATGAGCAGCAGCAGCAAGTCGGGGAGTGTCGGCCAAACGGCCCAGACCGGCCCGAACGCGACGAGCGGCAGGGCGAAACACTGGGCCAGCAGGTAAGGACCAACCAGGAGGGCCACGAGACGCTCCAGCCTTTGGGCGCCGTTCCGCGGGGTGCGTTCGTTCTGAAGCGAGACGGTGGGAGCGCTGGTCACGCGCGGTAGACCTTCAGCAGGCTCTGAATATTCGTCCGCACATCGAAAGCGCTGCCGTCGCCCGGCCTCCGTCCTGCCGCCAACGCCTGATTGAGAGCGTCTACCCACACGGAGAGGTCATCCGTGAGGAATGGAGTACGGTAGAAGGCTCCCGGCAGTCGACTGGCTGGCGTAAGCTGACCAGCGATGACACAAGGCAGGCCAACCACCTGCGCTTCTACGAGTGCCAAAGCCAACCCCTCATAGAGGGAGGGCAGGATAAAGACATCTGCCGCGTGGAGCAGTCGGGGTACGTCCGGCCGCGAGCCAAGAAGATGCACCCGTTCTGTCAGTCCCCGCTCCGCCCGGCGGCGCTCAATGTGCTTACGCTCAGGCCCCTCACCGGCGAGCAGAAGTTGGCCGCGGCCATGATGGGCCAGAAACGCCGCAAAGACATCAAGCAGAAAAAGATGATTTTTCGCCTTGTCCAAACGTCCCACACTCAGTAGCACCGGTTCGTCGGTGGGCAGTCCCAGTTCCCGCAAGGTCTCATCCCGAGCAGAAAGCGTACGTAGTGCGCTGAGATCCAGACCAAGGCGTTCAATGGTCACGCCGCGCCGCATCCAGCCGTCCCCGTAAAGGGCCGCGGCAGCTTCCGGACTGACCGCCATTTTACGGTTGGCACTGCGCAAGATCAGCTGGCGCGCTGCGGCATGGTAAACGTGACGGAGCCGTGAAGCTTGGCGGTCAAGCGAGCGGCTATCGATATGCGAAGTGATCGCCCGCACGGGAACTTCGGCCTGCCGCGCCGCAAGCAGTGGCCACCCGGAGAAGAAGTGGAGATGGCTGTGTACCGCGTCATACGGACCGTATGCGCGTAGCAGTCCGAGCAACTTGGAACGGTAAGATAAGGGGGAAGCGGGCGGGAGACGCAGCAGCCGTGCGCCCAGGCTGCGAATCTCCTCGTCATAGGCGGCGGGCTGCTCTGCAGTAGTGAGTAGATCAAGGGCAAGGACCCGTCGGTCAGCGTGGCGCAGCAGCGTCATCAGCCAGGACTCGACACCCCCCCGGTTCATGGGCCCCACGAGATGCAGCGCCCGCACAGGCCGGTCTGGGTCACGCGTCACACCCATGCTCATGTTTCAGACTGCTGATCCGCTGGGACGAAATCAACCCTCATGGCTTTCATGATAATGGCTGCACTGCCTACAAGTTGCGCGGTAAAAGCGCCGAGATTGGCATAGGCTGCCCCCATCAGACCATAGCGGGGGATCCACAGCTCACAAAGCGCGTAGAGGAGCAGGGTGACGCCAGCAAACAGGGGCAGTTGCTCCCCGAAGCGCCGCGCACCTGTCATGGCGAAGCCCAAAGCTGAGGCAACGTATCCAGCGGTTCCAGCCCCCAGCAACCATAGAAAGAGTGCATGGTGGGCAGCGTACTCCTCTCCAAAAAGCAGCCGCAGCGCCCAGGGGCCGATAGACCAGCCTGCGAGCAGGCTCAGGAGCCCGACGCCCAGCGACAGCAGCATAAACCGAGCGGTCAGTCCCAGGAAGCCTGCGCGGTCTCCTTGCGCGAAA
This genomic interval from Deinococcus terrestris contains the following:
- a CDS encoding glycosyltransferase; this encodes MSMGVTRDPDRPVRALHLVGPMNRGGVESWLMTLLRHADRRVLALDLLTTAEQPAAYDEEIRSLGARLLRLPPASPLSYRSKLLGLLRAYGPYDAVHSHLHFFSGWPLLAARQAEVPVRAITSHIDSRSLDRQASRLRHVYHAAARQLILRSANRKMAVSPEAAAALYGDGWMRRGVTIERLGLDLSALRTLSARDETLRELGLPTDEPVLLSVGRLDKAKNHLFLLDVFAAFLAHHGRGQLLLAGEGPERKHIERRRAERGLTERVHLLGSRPDVPRLLHAADVFILPSLYEGLALALVEAQVVGLPCVIAGQLTPASRLPGAFYRTPFLTDDLSVWVDALNQALAAGRRPGDGSAFDVRTNIQSLLKVYRA
- a CDS encoding O-antigen ligase family protein encodes the protein MALLVGPYLLAQCFALPLVAFGPVWAVWPTLPDLLLLLIISVSLLYRSPVQTEAQRRVLFVLVLGTGLSVLALGLLVVFRDPTLPAQLSFGVFGVYKLIQITLLFAAISRLPISTQRLTRWGHWALAGLLIMSGTIIWSFFSPAISNALGEFLPRGRPASGPWEAYYLHQDPGLGMVGYNHGFVAAQLVTLYSLTIMLRGRSSALLAGLMLIACFLTGSRAGLAGALLTLALEYRRMPIRAAVWLLCSSVAAWLLLPILHLDSSFQALIERQSTLVEASDPNNLSGRDSIWQTFAAALLRDPLRLLIGSGFGSAIALGGNAHMNALQILFELGLAGLSVYTLLFVRLVGGLWRSPFGCPALYLLAGLALTTLSQETFYPNPAFSGFLPLLAVLIALSLRRSEAVTLMGEPSVGGQTSPRPNP